The DNA region CCGGCAGTCGCGGATGGATATATAGCACTTCGCACGAGGGAGTGACCGTTTGCCAATCGCGCGTTCCGCCAGTGGCGGGAGTTCGTTAGTTCGCTCGACGCTCATCGTGATGGCCGGCTACCTGGCCAGCAAACTGGTCGGCCTGGCGCGCGACCCGCTGATCGCCCGCGCCTTCGGTGCGCGGCCTGAACTCGATGCGTACTACGCCGCGTTCAACATCCCCGACCTGCTCTTTACATTGATCGCCGGCGGCGCACTGGCGACCGCCTTCATCCCGGTATTCACCGAGGCGCTCTCGCAGCGCGGCCGAACCGACGCATGGCGCTTGGCCAGCGCCGTCATCAACTGGGTGATTCTGCTGACATTGGTGCTGGCGGTGCTGGTCGCGCTGGCCGCGCCGGCGCTGATCGGCTGCTGCCTTGCGCCCGGTTTCTCGCCGGAGCAGCAGGCGCTGACCGCTGAACTGATGCGCCTGATCCTCGTTTCGACGGTCGTGTTCGCGCTGGCCGGCGTCCTGATGGGCATTCTGAACGCCCAACAGCACTTCCTGTCGCCGGCGTTCGCGCCCGCGCTTTACAACCTCGGCATCATCGGCGGCGCGCTCTTCCTCGCGCCGCGTTACGGCATTCATGGCCTCGTGTACGGCGTGATCATCGGCTCCGTCCTGCACCTGGCCTCGCACATCCCCCCAATAATCCGCCACGGCGTGCAGTACCGCCTGCTGCTCCTGCCGCATGAACCGGCGCTGCGCGAAATCGCCCGATTGATGGGGCCGCGCATCGCCGCGCTCGGCGTGATCAAGATCAATGCGCTGGTGGCAACCAACCTCGCCTCGCGGCTCCCGGACGGCAGTGTCGCCGCTCTCAATCTGGCTTGGAACGTCATGCAGATCCCGGAGACGATCATTGCCACGGCGATTGCCACGGCGTTGTTCCCGACGCTGTCGCGCTTCGCCGCCGAGGGCCGCACGGAGGAGCTGAAAGTCAGTGTGGTGTCGGCGTTCCGCGCCATCCTGCTCCTGAGCATCCCGGCGCTGGTCGGGCTGGTGCTGCTCGGCCGGCCGGTCGCCCAACTGCTGTTCGGCGGCGGCCGCTGCGATGCGGGTTGCGTCGATGCGGTGGTGTGGGCGTTGCAGTTCTACGCGCTGGCGCTGATCGGCCAGTCACTGCTCGAGGTCGCGGCGCGCATGTTCTACGCGCAGAAGGACACGAAGACGCCGCTGGTTGCCGCGGCCATCGCCATGGGCTTCAACGCGCTCATGGCCGTTGCGCTGGTCGGGCCGCTGGCGCACGGCGGCATCGCGTTGGCCAATGCGGTCGCGGTCAGCGTCGAGGTGGGGTTTCTGCTGCTGGTGGCGCGCCGTCGCCTGCCGGGGATGCCGCTGAAGCGGCTGGCGACGCTGGCCGTGCAAGGCAGCGTCGCCGGCGGCAGCATGGCGCTCGCCATCGCGGCGTCGGCGCTGGCGGGCATAACCTCGCCGCTGCCGGCGCTCGCCATCGGCGGCGCAGCCGCCGCCGGTTACTTCGGCATCATGTGGATTGCGGGCGTCGAGGAGTTGCGGGCGCTGCCGCGCCGGCTACGTTCCGGCCAGCCGCAATAGGAGCAGCATCGCCACCTGCCCGGTCTGCTTCAGCTTCGCGACGTCGATCTGATCGAACGTATCATTCGGCATGTGGATGTCGCCGTAGCGTTGCCAGATGAAGAATATGGCCGGCACCCCGCGCTTCAGGAACGACTCGTGGTCGCTGCCTCCACTTACCTGTTCGCGTCCGGTTTTCACGCCCAGGTCCCGCGCTGCGGACTTCGCCTGGTCTGCCAGCGCCGGTGAATCTTCGGTGATGTTGAGGCCGTCACCCAGTCCGGCCCCGACCACGTCGAGATTGATGTAGCCCTTCGTCTGCGTCAGTGGAAATAGCGGGTGATCGACGTAGTACTTCGACCCGATCAGCCCGGACTCTTCCGCGCTCCACGCCGCAAACACGATTGTGCGCTTCGGCTTGATTCCCGCTTGCACGAACTGCTCGGCCAGCGCGACGACCACGGCCGCGCCCGATGCGTTGTCGTTGGCGCCCTGGAAAAGCAGCCCGCCCGGGTCAACGCCGACATGGTCATAGTGGCCGCCCACGATCAAGACCTCGGCGGACAGGCTCGGATCGCTGCCGGGCAAGGCGGCCACGACGTTCTTGGTCGGTGCATCCTTGATGTCCACTTTCAGGGACATGCGCACCCGCGCGGATGTGGCGATCGCCACCCCTTCGCGGCTGGCGCGCTCTTCGAGTTCGGACAGTCGTCCGGCGCTGCCCATCATGATTTGCGCCGCCGTGTTCGACACAACCAGCAGCGGGTGCGTCTCGTTCGGCAGGCCGCTGCCGGCAATGTACGAGCTCTTGAACGCCAGGTTGTCCGGGCTGTTAGTGATCACGAGCAGGCCCGCCACACCGTTGCGGAACAGGTTGGCGGCCCAGTCGCTCACGCGCTGGTTAGGTGGCTGGAAGACCAGCGCGATCTTGCCATTCAGGTCGGACGCCAGCCGTATATCGCGCTCCGTGCCGCGCCCGAGAAAGATTACGCTGCCTTCCGCCTGCGCACTGGCGGTCATCCACTGCCCGCTCTCGCGGAAGTCCACGCGAGGCACGAACGACTGCTTGACCGCGCCGCCGTCGCCCAGCAGCGCCAGCGCCGGCGCATCGGCCAGATCGACGAACGGCAGCATGAAGTTCTGGAAATAGGTGCCGCCATCGCCGATCGGCTTCAGGCCGGCGGCCTTGAAGCGTCCCGCGATGTACTCGGCGGCCAGATCGCCGCCGGCGGCCCCGGCTTTGCGGCCCGCCATCGCCTTGCTCGTCAGGACGCGCGTATGCTCGTACGCCGCGCTGCCGTCAAAGGCGCGCACCAGCGCCAGCTCGTCGGACGATGATGGCGCCGTCGTTGCCGCAGCGGACGCGGGCGTGCCGGAGCGCGGCGGGAAGGTCGGCACGACGACTTCGGGGCTCGGCAGCACCGGGAGCGTGCGCGGCGTCGCCGGTGCGCGGGTAGCTGTTGGCTCGGGCGTTGGCGTCACCTGCGGTGCGCAACTCACGAGCCAGAGCGCTCCAAGCGCAATCCCGATCAGAGCGCGGTGCAGCGATACTGACATGCTCATCACAAGCGGGCTCCTCGCACTACCGCACGCGATAGCGCTCCACGATGCGGCGCGTCTCCTCGAGCGGCAGCGCGTGAGCCGTGCGCCCGCGATAACCGACGGTCGTCTCCGCGCCGGTTAGCGAATTCAGGATCGCCTCCTCGGTCGCCTCGGCCACCGCCTCGAAGAACACGTTCAGATGGTGGTGTGGGACCATCGCCAACGGGTACAGTTGATCGGACTTGGTCGGCAGGTCGTTGCCGGTGGCGAACGCCAGGAACAGGTCGCCGCTGCTGTTGTTGCCCAGCCCGCCGACGCGTGCCAGCCCGACCGTGGCTCGCTGGGCAAGCCGCCGGCACTGGGTGGCGATCAGCGGCGCGTCGGTCGCCACGATCACGATGATCGAGCCGTCCTTCAGCCGCTCGGTCCACGGCGTCGGCACCTGTTCCGCGTCGAGCAGGCGGCCAACCGGCACGCCATCGACGCGCAAGAAGCGGCGCGTGCCGTAGTTCGACTGCACGAGCACGCCGACCGTGTGAGTGCCGACCGGCGTCGTGACGACGCGCGACGCCGTGCCGATTCCGCCTTTGAAGTCGTGGCAGATCATGCCGGTGCCGCCGCCAACGCAGCCTTCATCAGGCACGCCGCCGCGCGCACTCCCCAGTGCCGCCAGCGCATGTTCGCGCGTCAGATGAAACGCGTTGATGTCGTTCAGCCAGCCGTCGAATGTCTCGGTCACGACCGGCAGGTAGAACCGTTGCGTGTCGTCGCGCTGCGTTTCATAGTAGACCAGCGCATCACGCACGATGCCGACCTGATGCGTATTGGTAATCGCGATCGGCGAGCCAAGCATGCCGGACTCTTCGAGCCACGGCAGGCCGGTCATCTCGCCGTTGCCATTGAACGAGTGGAACCCGGCAAACGCCTTGTTCATCCAGATGTCGCCCTCGCGCGGGACGATCATCGTCACGCCGGTTCGCGCCACACGCGGCTCGTCGTAGTTCAGCGTCGTGTGGCCGACCAGCACGCCCGGCACATCGGTGATGGCATTGTTGGGTCCGGTGGGAAGCTCGCCAATGGTGATGCCGAGGTCCCGCAAGCGCGCGCGCGTCATAGTTGTTCTCTCCCGATCTTCGTATTATTGATGTCAGCCAGCATAGCGGCGAACCAGCGCCAGCACGTCGTCCACCGGCAGGGCGTACCGCACATGATCGTCGCGACCCACGGTCGTCTCGGCTGTAAAGAGCGAGTTCAGCACCGCTTCCTCGGTCGCTTCAACCACGGCCCGGAACAGATCGTCCATCGACTCTTCGCGCACGATCGCCGGGCGCATCGCCGCGACGTCCGGCGCCTCATGGGTAATCCGGTAGGCCGTGCTGAAGGCAACGGCGAAATCGCCGGAGCCGTGCCCGTACAGGCTGCCGGTGCGCGCCAGTCCCGCCGACACACGGCCGCACAGGCGGTGCAGTTGCCGCGCGTCGCACGGCGCGTCGGTGGCCAGCACGATCATGATCGAGCCTCTGTCAGCCGGCGCGGTGACGGGCGGCTCAATGTGCCGGCCAACCGGCGTCGGCCCAACGCACAGGTCGCGCGAGGCGCCGAAGTTGGATTGCACCAGCGCGCCGACCGTGTAGCCGGTGCGCCCGATCCGGCTCGCGGTGCCGATGCCGCCCTTCCAGCCGTAACAGACCGTGCCCGTGCCCGCGCCGACGCAGCCTTCGGCGACGGCGCC from Chloroflexota bacterium includes:
- a CDS encoding P1 family peptidase — translated: MTRARLRDLGITIGELPTGPNNAITDVPGVLVGHTTLNYDEPRVARTGVTMIVPREGDIWMNKAFAGFHSFNGNGEMTGLPWLEESGMLGSPIAITNTHQVGIVRDALVYYETQRDDTQRFYLPVVTETFDGWLNDINAFHLTREHALAALGSARGGVPDEGCVGGGTGMICHDFKGGIGTASRVVTTPVGTHTVGVLVQSNYGTRRFLRVDGVPVGRLLDAEQVPTPWTERLKDGSIIVIVATDAPLIATQCRRLAQRATVGLARVGGLGNNSSGDLFLAFATGNDLPTKSDQLYPLAMVPHHHLNVFFEAVAEATEEAILNSLTGAETTVGYRGRTAHALPLEETRRIVERYRVR
- a CDS encoding M20/M25/M40 family metallo-hydrolase yields the protein MSMSVSLHRALIGIALGALWLVSCAPQVTPTPEPTATRAPATPRTLPVLPSPEVVVPTFPPRSGTPASAAATTAPSSSDELALVRAFDGSAAYEHTRVLTSKAMAGRKAGAAGGDLAAEYIAGRFKAAGLKPIGDGGTYFQNFMLPFVDLADAPALALLGDGGAVKQSFVPRVDFRESGQWMTASAQAEGSVIFLGRGTERDIRLASDLNGKIALVFQPPNQRVSDWAANLFRNGVAGLLVITNSPDNLAFKSSYIAGSGLPNETHPLLVVSNTAAQIMMGSAGRLSELEERASREGVAIATSARVRMSLKVDIKDAPTKNVVAALPGSDPSLSAEVLIVGGHYDHVGVDPGGLLFQGANDNASGAAVVVALAEQFVQAGIKPKRTIVFAAWSAEESGLIGSKYYVDHPLFPLTQTKGYINLDVVGAGLGDGLNITEDSPALADQAKSAARDLGVKTGREQVSGGSDHESFLKRGVPAIFFIWQRYGDIHMPNDTFDQIDVAKLKQTGQVAMLLLLRLAGT
- the murJ gene encoding murein biosynthesis integral membrane protein MurJ; this encodes MPIARSASGGSSLVRSTLIVMAGYLASKLVGLARDPLIARAFGARPELDAYYAAFNIPDLLFTLIAGGALATAFIPVFTEALSQRGRTDAWRLASAVINWVILLTLVLAVLVALAAPALIGCCLAPGFSPEQQALTAELMRLILVSTVVFALAGVLMGILNAQQHFLSPAFAPALYNLGIIGGALFLAPRYGIHGLVYGVIIGSVLHLASHIPPIIRHGVQYRLLLLPHEPALREIARLMGPRIAALGVIKINALVATNLASRLPDGSVAALNLAWNVMQIPETIIATAIATALFPTLSRFAAEGRTEELKVSVVSAFRAILLLSIPALVGLVLLGRPVAQLLFGGGRCDAGCVDAVVWALQFYALALIGQSLLEVAARMFYAQKDTKTPLVAAAIAMGFNALMAVALVGPLAHGGIALANAVAVSVEVGFLLLVARRRLPGMPLKRLATLAVQGSVAGGSMALAIAASALAGITSPLPALAIGGAAAAGYFGIMWIAGVEELRALPRRLRSGQPQ
- a CDS encoding P1 family peptidase produces the protein MARARMREVGITTGELPTGRLNAITDVAGVKVGHTTLVSGDGPLRPGAGPVRTGVTVILPHGGNLFREKAPAAVQTINGFGKPTGFEQVRELGNIETPIALTSTLNVGRVFDALVDYAISQSPEIGIRTTSVNPLVGETNDSHLNDIQGRHVTTAHVLAAIASAAEGAVAEGCVGAGTGTVCYGWKGGIGTASRIGRTGYTVGALVQSNFGASRDLCVGPTPVGRHIEPPVTAPADRGSIMIVLATDAPCDARQLHRLCGRVSAGLARTGSLYGHGSGDFAVAFSTAYRITHEAPDVAAMRPAIVREESMDDLFRAVVEATEEAVLNSLFTAETTVGRDDHVRYALPVDDVLALVRRYAG